The following are encoded in a window of Chryseobacterium sp. genomic DNA:
- the hemL gene encoding glutamate-1-semialdehyde 2,1-aminomutase, whose translation MIYQRSSALFTEAQRYIPGGVNSPVRAFKSVGGVPVFMKSAKGAYLTDEDGRTYVDYINSWGPAILGHTHPVVLEAVQKQAEKGFSFGTPTELETEVARFIVENVPNVDQIRMVSSGTEACMSAIRLARGFTQRDKIIKFEGCYHGHSDSFLIKAGSGAVTFGHPNSPGITQGTAKDTLLARYNDIAQIHDLFRHNEGEIAAVIIEPVAGNMGCVLPENNFLQELRKACDANGALLIFDEVMTGFRLAFGGAQEVFGVKADLVTYGKVIGGGLPVGAFAGRNEIMDHLAPKGAVYQAGTLSGNPLAMRAGLETLKLIKNDSGFYERINKTTETLDFEIGKILNSKDIQHRINRKGSMMSVFFHIAAVSDFDEAQRANHSLFNNFFHHMLKNGIYLPPSGYETYFISDAVKDAEISRTLEAVQSFEYSDK comes from the coding sequence ATGATATATCAAAGAAGTTCTGCGCTTTTTACAGAAGCGCAGCGCTATATTCCGGGCGGAGTTAATTCACCTGTGCGCGCATTCAAATCTGTAGGAGGTGTACCCGTTTTTATGAAGTCGGCTAAGGGAGCCTACCTGACCGATGAGGATGGCCGAACCTATGTTGATTATATAAATTCCTGGGGTCCTGCCATTTTGGGACATACCCACCCTGTGGTTCTGGAAGCTGTCCAAAAGCAGGCGGAAAAAGGGTTTTCCTTCGGAACTCCCACCGAACTCGAAACTGAAGTTGCCCGGTTCATTGTAGAAAATGTTCCCAATGTGGATCAGATCCGCATGGTTTCTTCCGGCACGGAAGCGTGCATGAGCGCCATACGTTTGGCCCGTGGATTTACCCAAAGAGACAAGATCATTAAATTTGAAGGCTGCTACCACGGACATTCCGATTCTTTCCTGATCAAAGCTGGAAGCGGCGCCGTCACTTTCGGGCACCCCAATTCACCGGGAATTACGCAGGGAACAGCGAAGGATACTTTGCTCGCCAGATATAACGATATAGCACAGATACATGACCTTTTCCGCCACAATGAAGGGGAGATCGCCGCGGTAATCATTGAGCCTGTGGCGGGAAATATGGGCTGTGTATTGCCTGAAAACAATTTCCTGCAGGAACTTAGGAAAGCTTGTGATGCCAACGGGGCCTTATTGATTTTTGATGAAGTAATGACCGGCTTTAGGTTGGCTTTCGGAGGGGCACAGGAAGTATTCGGCGTAAAAGCCGACCTGGTGACTTACGGTAAGGTGATTGGCGGTGGTCTTCCGGTAGGCGCATTTGCCGGGCGCAACGAAATTATGGACCATCTTGCTCCAAAAGGAGCCGTGTATCAGGCGGGAACTTTAAGCGGGAATCCGCTGGCCATGCGTGCGGGTCTTGAAACACTGAAACTGATAAAGAATGACTCCGGTTTCTATGAGCGGATTAACAAAACCACCGAAACGCTTGATTTTGAGATTGGTAAGATTCTGAACAGCAAAGATATCCAGCACCGCATCAACAGGAAAGGTTCCATGATGAGTGTGTTTTTCCACATTGCAGCCGTTTCTGATTTTGATGAGGCACAGCGTGCCAATCATTCTCTCTTCAACAATTTTTTCCACCATATGCTGAAGAACGGAATCTACCTGCCACCGAGCGGTTATGAAACGTACTTCATTAGTGACGCGGTCAAAGACGCGGAAATCAGCCGGACGCTGGAAGCGGTTCAGAGCTTCGAATATTCAGATAAATAA
- a CDS encoding glucosaminidase domain-containing protein — translation MRKIFIALALIILSQIQGQTWTTDEQYIQKFAPYAVEEMEKFKIPASITLAQGLLETGAGQSRLAKEGNNHFGIKCKDEWTGRTMRHNDDAPNECFRVYDDVRQSYEDHSRFLAERKYYVSLFKLDIKDYKGWAHGLKKAGYATNPRYAQILLSIIEKHKLYEYDNTDSKTVYTALLNKYPSLQDDRTFLAQMNPGRKSASDSQAKTIKVRYEQTSYATQQKKVQQQKNSDLLKEVLVKNHPNGGMKYLVVPADMNLLQIADKFGISESRLMKWNDLSSGKLKQNDIVFLESKSSEGNVPAYKAEVGEDMHAIAQKFGVRLDKLLAKNRMEDGGKLRAGDLVFLQGRKPR, via the coding sequence ATGAGAAAAATATTTATTGCTTTAGCACTGATTATTTTATCGCAAATTCAAGGCCAAACCTGGACCACCGACGAACAATATATTCAAAAATTTGCACCTTATGCGGTAGAGGAGATGGAAAAATTCAAGATTCCGGCTTCCATTACACTGGCACAGGGACTTCTTGAAACCGGTGCCGGACAAAGCCGTCTGGCAAAGGAAGGCAATAACCATTTTGGTATTAAGTGTAAGGACGAATGGACCGGCAGAACAATGCGGCATAACGATGACGCACCCAACGAATGTTTCCGCGTGTATGATGATGTCCGCCAAAGCTACGAAGACCATTCGCGATTTCTGGCAGAAAGAAAATACTATGTCAGCCTTTTCAAGCTCGACATCAAGGATTATAAAGGCTGGGCCCACGGTCTGAAAAAGGCCGGTTATGCCACCAACCCCCGCTATGCGCAAATCCTTTTATCCATCATTGAAAAGCATAAGCTCTACGAGTACGATAATACAGATTCCAAGACGGTCTATACGGCTCTACTCAATAAATATCCATCCCTTCAGGACGACCGTACTTTTCTTGCGCAGATGAATCCGGGACGTAAATCTGCATCAGACAGTCAGGCTAAAACGATTAAGGTGCGTTACGAGCAGACCTCCTATGCCACTCAGCAGAAAAAAGTTCAGCAGCAGAAGAACAGCGATCTCTTAAAAGAAGTTTTGGTTAAGAACCATCCGAACGGCGGGATGAAATATCTTGTAGTACCTGCAGATATGAACCTTCTTCAAATTGCTGATAAATTCGGCATCAGTGAGAGCCGCCTGATGAAGTGGAATGACTTGAGCAGCGGCAAACTGAAGCAGAATGATATTGTTTTCCTAGAGTCTAAAAGTTCCGAAGGAAATGTGCCGGCATACAAGGCGGAAGTTGGGGAAGACATGCATGCTATTGCTCAGAAATTCGGTGTGCGGCTGGACAAACTGCTGGCCAAGAACAGGATGGAGGACGGTGGAAAACTGCGTGCCGGAGACCTTGTTTTCCTGCAGGGACGTAAGCCAAGATAG
- a CDS encoding 1-aminocyclopropane-1-carboxylate deaminase/D-cysteine desulfhydrase, with protein sequence MIFPETHIPITEIPLQNRDVRLFVKREDFIDPEISGNKYWKLFYNINSYLARKTANPRLITFGGAFSNHIAAVSALGYREDIPTVGIIRGDELANKWQHNPTLSFAAAKGMMFCFVSREQYRRKEELGEIMLQQYPEALIIPEGGTNELAVDGIRHMLNEQTKSFDYLCCAVGTGGTLAGISKFAEAEQNILGFKIVNDDSLQQSVLALSGRNNFSLINEINGRYGKITDEDIRFINVFAEKYGIQLDPVYTGKMMQGIFALIEADFFPKESKILSFHTGGLQGISGANKMLAAKGRKLINNTVSSQTNYL encoded by the coding sequence ATGATTTTTCCTGAAACGCACATCCCCATCACCGAAATACCGTTACAAAACAGAGATGTGCGACTTTTCGTAAAAAGGGAAGACTTTATCGATCCTGAAATTTCAGGGAATAAGTACTGGAAACTCTTTTACAACATCAACAGCTATCTGGCGCGCAAAACGGCAAATCCCCGTTTGATTACATTTGGCGGAGCCTTCTCCAACCACATTGCCGCTGTTTCCGCGCTAGGATATCGTGAAGATATTCCGACCGTTGGAATAATACGCGGTGATGAACTTGCAAATAAATGGCAGCATAACCCTACATTGAGCTTTGCCGCGGCAAAAGGAATGATGTTTTGCTTTGTATCTCGCGAGCAGTACAGGAGAAAGGAGGAACTTGGGGAAATAATGCTACAGCAGTATCCCGAAGCACTTATCATTCCGGAGGGAGGAACTAATGAACTGGCTGTAGACGGCATCCGGCACATGCTGAATGAACAAACAAAAAGTTTTGATTATCTTTGCTGCGCTGTTGGAACCGGCGGGACTTTAGCCGGAATTTCAAAATTTGCAGAGGCAGAACAGAACATTCTGGGCTTTAAAATCGTGAATGATGATTCTCTTCAGCAAAGCGTGCTTGCTTTATCAGGCAGAAATAATTTTTCGCTGATAAATGAGATAAATGGCAGATACGGCAAAATAACTGACGAAGATATTCGTTTTATAAATGTTTTTGCCGAAAAATACGGCATACAGCTCGATCCGGTGTATACCGGAAAGATGATGCAGGGTATATTTGCACTCATAGAGGCAGATTTCTTCCCGAAAGAAAGTAAAATCCTTTCCTTTCACACCGGTGGCCTTCAGGGCATTTCCGGCGCCAATAAAATGTTGGCAGCAAAAGGCAGGAAGCTGATTAACAATACAGTAAGTTCACAAACTAACTATTTATGA
- a CDS encoding 4-hydroxy-tetrahydrodipicolinate reductase: MKIGLLGFGKTGKAVANVILQNKNFQLEWVLKRSNQLENRNAAEFLGVDSEDPGLIVSSAGMTVPDLLDKYPVDIIIDFSSDSGIHSYGRHAAQRGIKIISAVSHYKKTEQQLLQELAAQTVVFWSPNITLGVNYLLFAAKFLKKIAPDVDIVIVEEHFKDKDGISGTAAKIAEALDVEKSEINSVRAGGIVGKHEVVFGFPYQTVRLTHESISRDAFGNGVLFVAGNLTDKSTGLYNFEDILLPYFSTN, encoded by the coding sequence ATGAAAATAGGTTTACTGGGTTTTGGAAAGACAGGAAAAGCAGTCGCGAATGTAATTCTGCAAAATAAAAATTTTCAGCTGGAGTGGGTGCTCAAACGCAGCAACCAGCTTGAAAACAGAAATGCAGCTGAATTTCTGGGCGTAGACTCGGAAGACCCCGGACTGATAGTTTCCAGTGCCGGCATGACCGTTCCCGATCTTCTGGATAAGTATCCTGTAGACATTATTATCGATTTCTCATCGGATTCTGGAATTCATTCCTATGGTCGCCATGCAGCACAGCGTGGCATAAAAATAATCTCTGCAGTTTCCCATTATAAAAAGACGGAGCAGCAGCTTCTGCAGGAGCTTGCAGCCCAAACGGTGGTTTTCTGGAGCCCAAACATCACGCTGGGCGTAAACTATCTGCTGTTCGCAGCCAAATTCCTGAAGAAAATTGCTCCTGATGTGGACATTGTAATCGTTGAAGAACATTTTAAAGACAAGGACGGAATTTCCGGAACTGCAGCCAAGATTGCTGAAGCCCTGGATGTAGAGAAGTCTGAGATCAACTCAGTACGGGCAGGGGGAATCGTGGGTAAGCACGAGGTAGTATTTGGTTTCCCCTATCAGACAGTAAGGCTTACGCATGAATCCATTTCGCGTGACGCATTTGGCAACGGAGTGCTTTTTGTGGCAGGTAACCTAACCGACAAAAGCACCGGCCTTTATAATTTCGAGGATATTCTTCTGCCTTATTTTTCTACAAATTAG
- a CDS encoding TonB-dependent receptor plug domain-containing protein produces MKLKLFCLTAVLPLMFHTQTASYDSLSVNTLIRDTITEKVSSSIDEVVISGTMKAVKRLESPIPVEVYSPAFFRKNPTPNIFDALQNVNGVRPQLNCNICSTGDIHINGLEGPYTMVLIDGMPMVSSLGTVYGLTGIPNSLVERIEIVKGPASSLYGSEAVGGIINIITKKAGNAPAFSADVMSTTWAENNIDLGFQIKARPGTTLLTGINYYSYKEVSDMNSDRFTDVPLQKRISVFQKWNFRCPENKLFSMAARYMYEDRWGGDVRWNRSYRGGNEIYGESIYTQRAELFGAYQLPVRESMNLAFSFVHHDQDSRYGTLSYIANQKVAFGQLAWDRRLGKHDLLAGAAVRYTYYDDNTPATVNHSNNNQPDKVLLPGIFVQDEIKLNDKHSVLGGLRFDYNQSHGSIFTPRFAYKWAPNDENILRFNAGTGFRVVNLFTEDHAALTGSRDILILNGLKPEKSYNANLNFTKKFYSESGTFLGLEATAFYTYFTNRIVPDYETDVNKIIYDNLEGHAVSRGLSINTDLNHHSGVKFILGATLMENTLSEFGMRSHQLLTENFTGTWAISYKIRRARLTLDYTGNVYSPMRLPLLGDLDPRKPTSPWWSIQNIQLSYDGLKNWEIYGGVKNLLNWTPNRGNPFLIARNHDPFDQNVVFDPLGQAVATPENPYALTFDPTYVYAPNQGIRGFLGVRFKLD; encoded by the coding sequence ATGAAATTGAAATTATTCTGCCTGACGGCTGTTCTGCCCTTAATGTTCCACACTCAAACCGCCTCATACGATAGTTTATCTGTGAATACATTGATCCGGGACACCATTACGGAAAAAGTATCCTCGTCCATCGATGAAGTGGTGATTTCCGGTACTATGAAGGCAGTAAAGCGACTTGAAAGTCCAATTCCGGTGGAGGTGTACTCACCGGCATTCTTCAGGAAAAATCCTACACCTAATATCTTTGATGCGTTGCAGAACGTAAATGGGGTTCGTCCTCAATTGAACTGTAATATCTGCAGCACCGGCGACATCCACATTAACGGACTGGAGGGCCCGTACACGATGGTTCTCATTGACGGTATGCCGATGGTAAGTTCACTGGGCACTGTGTACGGTCTTACGGGCATACCCAACTCGCTGGTTGAAAGGATTGAAATTGTAAAAGGTCCGGCATCGTCACTGTACGGAAGTGAAGCGGTGGGTGGCATCATTAACATCATCACCAAAAAAGCGGGAAACGCACCGGCTTTCAGCGCCGATGTGATGTCTACGACATGGGCGGAAAATAATATTGATCTGGGTTTCCAAATAAAGGCCCGCCCCGGCACTACCCTGCTTACCGGAATCAATTATTACAGTTATAAGGAAGTTTCGGATATGAACAGCGACCGCTTTACCGATGTTCCGCTGCAGAAAAGGATTTCGGTTTTTCAGAAATGGAATTTCAGGTGTCCCGAAAACAAACTTTTCAGCATGGCTGCCCGGTATATGTATGAGGACCGCTGGGGCGGCGATGTACGATGGAACCGTTCCTACCGCGGTGGAAATGAAATTTATGGGGAGAGCATCTATACCCAGCGTGCCGAACTTTTCGGTGCCTACCAGCTGCCGGTTCGGGAGAGTATGAATCTGGCTTTTTCCTTTGTACACCATGACCAGGACAGCCGTTACGGTACGCTAAGCTATATTGCAAATCAGAAAGTCGCCTTCGGACAGCTGGCCTGGGACCGCCGTTTGGGAAAACATGACCTGCTTGCAGGTGCAGCAGTGCGCTACACTTATTATGATGACAATACGCCGGCGACGGTTAATCATTCCAATAACAACCAACCCGATAAAGTACTGTTGCCGGGAATTTTTGTTCAGGATGAAATTAAGCTGAACGACAAACACAGTGTCCTGGGAGGCCTGCGCTTTGATTATAACCAAAGTCACGGTTCTATATTTACGCCACGATTCGCCTACAAATGGGCACCAAATGATGAAAACATATTGAGGTTCAATGCAGGCACGGGTTTCCGTGTGGTAAATCTCTTTACCGAAGACCACGCAGCCCTCACCGGTTCACGTGACATTCTGATCCTAAACGGGTTGAAACCTGAAAAGTCCTATAATGCCAATCTTAATTTCACTAAAAAATTTTATTCGGAATCCGGCACATTCCTGGGTCTTGAGGCTACCGCATTTTATACTTATTTTACCAACCGGATTGTACCGGATTATGAAACCGATGTCAACAAGATCATTTATGACAATCTGGAGGGACATGCGGTAAGCCGCGGCCTTAGCATTAACACAGACCTGAACCACCACAGCGGAGTTAAATTCATCCTAGGGGCCACACTTATGGAAAATACCCTTTCGGAATTTGGCATGCGCAGCCACCAACTCCTTACCGAGAATTTTACCGGAACGTGGGCTATCTCCTATAAAATACGAAGAGCCAGACTAACTCTGGATTACACCGGAAACGTATACAGTCCCATGCGTTTACCGCTTCTGGGAGATCTGGACCCACGGAAACCTACATCGCCATGGTGGAGCATACAGAATATACAGCTCAGCTATGACGGCCTTAAAAACTGGGAAATCTACGGCGGCGTAAAAAACCTGCTGAACTGGACGCCTAACCGTGGAAATCCATTCCTGATCGCGAGGAACCATGACCCGTTTGACCAAAACGTGGTGTTCGATCCTTTGGGTCAGGCAGTCGCTACGCCGGAAAATCCGTACGCCCTTACCTTTGATCCCACGTATGTGTACGCACCCAACCAGGGAATACGTGGATTCCTGGGTGTCAGATTTAAACTGGACTGA
- a CDS encoding thioredoxin family protein codes for MKFTAAFILFLLPSMMLSQSNNESTDKHALEKAEIRRVAEPRPLLIFITADWCSYCKMMKNKVFSNPEVAGKLQTDFYFGELNGEYTGPIVWQGETYRYVPNGPRTGTHELAQHLGAVNGKLTYPTLVIVDKKDRVLFRYAGFLTGKEMVALLDKLTSKRSNY; via the coding sequence ATGAAATTTACTGCTGCATTTATTCTGTTTTTATTGCCTTCGATGATGTTGTCACAGAGCAATAATGAAAGCACTGATAAACATGCGCTGGAAAAAGCTGAAATCCGTCGTGTTGCCGAACCTCGCCCGCTGCTGATATTTATAACCGCCGACTGGTGCTCTTACTGCAAGATGATGAAAAATAAAGTATTCAGTAATCCTGAGGTTGCCGGAAAATTGCAGACTGACTTTTACTTTGGTGAACTGAATGGGGAATATACAGGACCCATTGTCTGGCAGGGAGAAACCTACCGCTATGTGCCCAATGGCCCGCGTACCGGCACACATGAACTGGCGCAGCATTTGGGTGCAGTTAACGGGAAACTTACTTATCCGACACTTGTTATAGTGGATAAAAAAGACAGGGTGCTTTTCCGGTATGCCGGATTTCTGACAGGCAAAGAAATGGTGGCGCTCCTGGATAAATTAACATCCAAACGATCAAACTACTAA
- a CDS encoding DUF5522 domain-containing protein: protein MQNNPIKENEDFYYNEQGYKVFTEAYHLKRGYCCKSGCRHCPYGYDKKTDTFKKPIKK, encoded by the coding sequence ATGCAAAACAATCCAATCAAAGAAAACGAGGACTTTTATTACAACGAACAGGGTTATAAGGTCTTTACAGAAGCGTATCACCTGAAGCGCGGTTACTGCTGTAAAAGCGGCTGCAGGCACTGCCCCTACGGATACGACAAGAAAACAGACACCTTCAAGAAACCAATTAAAAAATAA
- a CDS encoding DUF4136 domain-containing protein, giving the protein MKKYLLLILASATLGLTSCSPFNVRSDYAETATFSNYRTYKLRIDDLKLNDIDKDRVLNEVSRQLQTKGLSVSDSPDLIINVKANHKKIKDIQSRNPYGMYGWGGPFGWGVGMSRTWTSNHNEGALIIDLIDAKTSKLVWQGIGSGISVDSPRSKQKQIPQIVAEIMANYPPKK; this is encoded by the coding sequence ATGAAAAAATATCTTCTATTGATTTTAGCTTCGGCTACCCTGGGACTTACTTCCTGCAGCCCTTTCAACGTGCGTTCCGACTATGCCGAAACTGCTACCTTCAGCAATTACAGGACGTATAAATTAAGGATCGACGACCTTAAACTAAACGATATTGATAAAGACCGCGTACTGAACGAAGTTTCACGCCAACTGCAGACAAAAGGCCTGAGTGTTTCCGACAGTCCAGACCTTATTATCAATGTGAAGGCTAACCACAAAAAAATTAAAGATATCCAAAGCAGGAATCCTTACGGAATGTATGGCTGGGGCGGACCTTTCGGATGGGGTGTGGGCATGAGCCGCACGTGGACTTCCAATCATAATGAAGGTGCACTGATCATTGACCTTATTGATGCAAAAACCAGCAAACTGGTATGGCAGGGAATAGGCAGCGGCATTTCGGTAGATTCACCGCGTTCCAAACAAAAACAGATCCCACAGATCGTAGCCGAAATAATGGCCAACTATCCGCCAAAGAAATAA
- a CDS encoding CCC motif membrane protein produces the protein MNEQKLPNATLVLVLGIISILGCCCYGIIGLVCGIVGLVLAKKDEALYLANPTLYSDFQTLKTGKILCYVGIVLSALTVIYMVIMIMTVGLDALSDQELMQERLRDLMGQ, from the coding sequence ATGAACGAACAGAAATTACCAAATGCTACACTTGTGCTTGTATTGGGCATTATCTCCATCCTGGGATGCTGCTGTTATGGAATTATCGGATTGGTGTGCGGAATTGTTGGTCTGGTGCTGGCTAAGAAAGATGAGGCACTTTACCTGGCCAATCCAACCCTTTACAGCGATTTTCAGACTTTAAAAACGGGCAAAATCCTGTGTTATGTAGGTATTGTGCTTAGTGCACTAACAGTGATTTACATGGTGATCATGATCATGACTGTAGGTCTAGACGCATTGTCGGATCAGGAACTTATGCAGGAAAGACTGCGTGACCTCATGGGTCAGTAA
- a CDS encoding DUF2752 domain-containing protein, whose protein sequence is MAAEDYMVSCLNKKIFGIECFGCGAQRALLMVWEGRFAEAFQLFPAVYTLIVFGITVALHFMDKKRNYASALVILAILNSVIMVVSYFMRNDYLFK, encoded by the coding sequence ATGGCGGCGGAGGATTATATGGTTTCCTGCCTGAATAAAAAGATATTCGGCATAGAATGTTTCGGTTGCGGTGCGCAGCGGGCCCTGCTTATGGTTTGGGAGGGCAGGTTTGCAGAGGCTTTCCAGCTTTTTCCGGCAGTGTACACATTGATTGTTTTCGGAATTACTGTAGCGCTGCATTTCATGGACAAAAAAAGGAATTACGCTTCAGCCCTGGTCATTCTGGCCATCCTGAATTCCGTGATTATGGTTGTTTCCTATTTTATGCGGAACGATTATTTATTCAAATAA
- the namA gene encoding NADPH dehydrogenase NamA has product MLYTPIKFRNLELKNRWVMSPMCMYSCEEGLANDFHTVHYGSRAQGGTGLLIIEATGVVPEGRITNRCMGIWNDDQAQKLKDIVDFVHSHSESKIGIQLAHAGRKASTWNGKQIPLEEGWETVAPSPIPYEESERTPHELSAEEITGLVQAFRDGARRALDAGFDLIEIHAAHGYLIHQFLSPLSNIRKDQYGGSLENRSRFLLEIVEAVQELLDDDHPLFVRIPATEYAKNGWDLDESVQLAKMLKEKGVDLIDVSSGGNIHGARISVFDGYQVPFAETIRSEAGIATGAVGLITSAGQAEQILQKNQADIIFVAREILRNPYLAIQGALDSGADCPFPHQYDRAKK; this is encoded by the coding sequence ATGCTCTATACTCCGATAAAATTCCGGAACCTTGAACTGAAGAACCGTTGGGTCATGTCGCCCATGTGCATGTATTCCTGCGAAGAGGGTTTGGCAAATGATTTTCACACTGTTCACTACGGCAGCCGCGCTCAGGGTGGTACAGGTCTCTTGATTATAGAAGCTACCGGCGTGGTGCCCGAAGGCCGGATCACTAACCGCTGTATGGGCATCTGGAATGATGATCAGGCTCAAAAACTTAAAGATATCGTGGATTTTGTACATTCCCACTCAGAGAGCAAAATCGGCATCCAGCTTGCGCATGCGGGACGTAAAGCCTCTACCTGGAACGGCAAACAGATCCCGCTGGAGGAAGGTTGGGAAACCGTAGCTCCGTCACCCATTCCCTACGAGGAAAGTGAGCGTACGCCGCACGAACTTTCTGCAGAAGAAATTACGGGTCTGGTTCAGGCTTTCCGGGATGGTGCCAGAAGGGCGCTAGATGCAGGTTTTGACCTTATTGAAATACATGCTGCACACGGCTATCTCATTCATCAGTTTCTTTCGCCTTTATCAAACATCAGAAAGGATCAGTATGGGGGCAGTCTGGAGAACCGCAGTCGCTTCCTGCTCGAAATTGTAGAGGCTGTACAGGAACTCCTGGATGATGACCATCCTCTGTTTGTGAGGATCCCAGCCACGGAGTATGCCAAAAACGGCTGGGACCTGGATGAAAGTGTACAGCTGGCTAAAATGCTTAAAGAAAAAGGTGTAGATCTCATAGATGTCTCATCCGGCGGAAACATCCACGGTGCACGCATCTCGGTATTTGACGGTTACCAGGTTCCTTTTGCCGAAACTATCAGAAGTGAAGCCGGTATTGCCACCGGAGCCGTGGGTCTTATTACCAGTGCCGGACAGGCAGAACAAATCCTTCAGAAAAATCAGGCTGATATTATTTTTGTGGCCCGTGAGATCCTGAGGAATCCTTATCTGGCCATACAGGGCGCTTTGGACAGCGGCGCAGACTGTCCGTTTCCGCACCAGTATGACCGTGCGAAAAAGTAA
- the cdd gene encoding cytidine deaminase, producing the protein MQKEIKILFEEIAGYAELSETEKQLFEAAKKVRESAYAPYSHFKVGCAVLLENGEIVTGSNQENAAYPSGLCAERTTIYWTSANYPGVKMKKLFVIGAPDSALTSVPIPPCGSCRQSILEYEAVQGDNIEIYFSSLSGEIYKTSSVRDLLPFSFDSSFL; encoded by the coding sequence ATGCAAAAAGAAATCAAGATCCTGTTTGAGGAAATCGCAGGATATGCCGAACTGAGTGAGACCGAAAAACAACTCTTTGAGGCCGCTAAAAAAGTTCGGGAATCGGCGTATGCACCCTATTCTCATTTTAAGGTGGGTTGCGCGGTGCTGCTTGAAAACGGTGAAATCGTGACCGGCAGTAACCAGGAGAATGCAGCATATCCGTCGGGACTCTGTGCGGAAAGGACTACCATTTACTGGACATCCGCAAATTATCCGGGAGTGAAAATGAAAAAACTTTTCGTAATTGGCGCACCCGATTCAGCACTCACCTCTGTACCTATTCCCCCTTGTGGTTCCTGCCGGCAGTCTATCCTGGAGTACGAAGCAGTGCAGGGTGATAATATCGAAATATATTTCTCTTCCCTCAGTGGCGAAATATATAAAACTTCATCTGTTCGGGATCTTTTACCCTTCTCATTTGATTCGAGCTTCCTCTAA